Genomic segment of Streptococcus australis:
CCAATTTCTTTGGAATTACAGCCGACAACGAATTTGTAACGCCATTAAGCCCTTCTATCTTGCCATCTATTACCAAGTACTCATTGCTTTACTTGGCAGAACACCGCTTGGGCTTGACACCAATTGAAGGTGATGTTCCGATTGACAATTTGGATCGGTTTGTAGAGGCAGGTGCTTGTGGAACAGCAGCAGTTATCTCTCCAATTGGGGGCATCCAACATGATGATGAATTCCATGTTTTCTATAGTGAAACAGAAGTAGGTCCTGTTACACGTAAACTCTATGACGAATTGACTGGTATCCAATTCGGTGATGTTGAAGCACCAGAGGGATGGATTGTCAAAGTAGACTAAACGACACAAAGTAAAGAGAAACTCCATACAGTTGTAAGGGCTGAAATGGAGTTTTTTCTTGCTAGTTTGAGCATTTTCCTGTACAATAGAAAAAGTGAAAAGAGGTAAAGTATGAGTAAAAAAGATAAGAAAATTGAAATTCAATTAACAGATGCAAAAGTGACTGTTGGAAAAGACAGTTATGAAGGTTACGTTTTGACGATCGGGAAAAAGGCTATCGGTGAAATTGCCGAATTAGATAGTCAATTTGCCATCATAAAGAATGGAAATGTCGATAGTTTTTATAAAAAACTTGAAAAAGCTGTGGAAATTTTGATTGAAAACTATAATTTGACAAAATAATACTTGTTTTATTGAAAATTTCATGATATAATAGTTATCGTTAAACATTGGAGAGATAGCGAAGAGGCTAAACGCGGCGGACTGTAAATCCGCTCCTTCGGGTTCGGGGGTTCGAATCCCTCTCTCTCCATTCATCAATGGGGTATAGCCAAGCGGTAAGGCAAGGGACTTTGACTCCCTCATGCGTTGGTTCGAATCCAGCTACCCCAGTTCTTAGGTAATAAATTCAAGATAAAAAGAAAATATCTTAGGGTATTTTATTTTTATATTGAAAGACGTGAACGATATGAACATGTTCTTGCGGGTGCTTAGGAAAAAAATTATAAGTATGTCAAGTTTTGGAAAAGACTTGATTGTTGGAGGATTTTTTAGATGAACGAATTTGAAGATTTGCTAAATAGCGTTAGCCAAGTTGAGCCTGGTGATGTTGTTAGTGCTGAAGTATTGACAGTTGATGCGACTCAAGCTAACGTTGCAATCTCTGGGACTGGTGTTGAAGGTGTCTTGACTCTTCGCGAATTGACAAACGATCGCGATGCAGATATCAATGACTTTGTGAAAGTAGGAGAAGTATTGGATGTTCTTGTACTTCGTCAAGTAGTTGGTAAAGATACTGATACAGTTACATACCTTGTATCTAAAAAACGCCTTGAAGCTCGCAAAGCATGGGACAAACTTGTAGGACGCGAAGAAGAAGTTGTTACTGTTAAAGGAACTCGTGCCGTTAAAGGTGGACTTTCAGTAGAATTTGAAGGTGTTCGTGGATTCATCCCAGCTTCAATGTTGGATACTCGTTTCGTACGTAACACTGAGCGTTTTGTAGGTCAAGAATTTGATGCTAAAATCAAAGAAGTTGATCCTAAAGAAAACCGCTTCATCCTTTCGCGTCGTGAAGTTGTTGAAGCAGCTACTGCAGCAGCTCGTGCTGAAGTGTTCGGTAAATTGGCTGTTGGTGATGTTGTAACTGGTAAAGTTGCTCGTATCACAAGCTTTGGTGCTTTCATCGACCTTGGTGGTGTTGACGGATTGGTTCACTTGACTGAATTGTCACACGAACGTAACGTTTCACCTAAATCAGTTGTAACTGTTGGTGAAGAAATCGAAGTGAAGATCCTTGATCTTAACGAAGAAGAAGGACGCGTATCACTTTCACTTAAAGCAACAACACCTGGACCATGGGATGGCGTTGAGCAAAAATTGGCTAAAGGTGATGTAGTAGAAGGAACAGTTAAACGTTTGACTGACTTTGGTGCATTTGTTGAAGTATTGCCAGGTATCGATGGACTTGTTCACGTATCTCAAATTTCACACAAACGTATTGAAAATCCAAAAGAAGCTCTTACTGTTGGTCAAGAAGTTACTGTTAAAGTCCTTGATGTTAACGCTGACGCAGAACGTGTATCACTTTCTATCAAAGCTCTTGAAGAACGTCCAGCTCAAGAAGAAGGACAAAAAGAAGAAAAACGTGCTGCTCGTCCACGTCGTCCAAAACGTCAAGAAAAACGTGATTTCGAACTTCCAGAAACACAAACTGGATTCTCAATGGCTGACTTGTTCGGTGATATCGAACTTTAATCAAATTGATAATCATAAAATCCTTTGTTTAAAACAAGGGATTTTTCTTTTGTCTCTTTCTCATTTTTGATATAATAGTTCTATGTTAGATTCAGAAAAACAATCACAATATCAATTGTTAAATGAGGAACTCTCTTATTTACTTGAAGGTGAGAGCAATGTTCTTGCCAATCTTTCGAATGCTAGTGCCCTTCTAAAATCTCGCTTTCCGAATACTGTATTTGCAGGTTTTTATCTGTTTGATGGAAGTGAGTTGGTTTTAGGTCCTTTTCAGGGTGGCGTTTCTTGCATTCGAATCCCGCTTGGAAAAGGCGTGTGTGGAGAAGCTGCTGAGTTTCAGGAGACTGTTTTAGTTGGCGATGTGAGCACCTATCCAAACTATATTGCTTGTGATGGTCATGCCAAGAGTGAAATCGTAGTTCCTATGCTTAAGAATGGAAGATTAGTCGGTGTATTAGATTTAGACTCTTCTCTGATTGATGATTACAATGCTATTGATCGTGATTACTTGGAACAATTTGTCGCTATTTTGCTTGAGAAGACAGAATGGGACTTTACGATGTTTGAGGAGAAAGCCTAATGTATCAAGCACTTTATCGAAAATATAGAAGCCAAACTTTTTCACAATTAGTCGGACAAGAGGTTGTGGCTAAAACCCTAAAACAGGCGGTCGATCAGGAAAAGATTAGTCATGCTTATCTTTTCTCAGGCCCTCGTGGAACTGGTAAAACCAGTGTAGCCAAGATTTTTGCCAAAGCCATGAACTGCCCGAACCAAGTGGACGGAGAACCATGTAATAACTGTTATATTTGCCAGGCAGTGACAGAAGGTAGCCTAGAAGATGTTATCGAAATGGATGCAGCTTCGAATAACGGAGTCGATGAAATTCGAGAAATTCGTGATAAATCTACCTACGCTCCTAGTTTAGCACGTTATAAGGTCTATATCATAGACGAGGTTCATATGCTGTCTACCGGAGCCTTTAATGCGCTTTTGAAGACCCTAGAAGAACCAACCCAGAACGTTGTCTTTATTTTGGCGACTACTGAATTGCACAAGATTCCAGCAACTATTTTATCGCGCGTCCAACGTTTTGAGTTTAAATCGATTAGAACGCAAGATATTAAAGAGCATATCCTAACAATTTTGCAAAAAGAGAATATCAGTTCTGAACCAGAGGCTGTGGAAATTATCGCTAGACGGGCTGAAGGTGGGATGCGGGATGCCTTGTCTATTCTGGATCAAGCCTTGAGTTTGACACAAGGGAATGCTTTAACTACAGCTATCTCTGAGGAGATTACAGGTACTATTAGTTTATCAGCTCTAGATGATTATGTAGCGGCCTTATCCCAGCAGGATGTACCAAAAGCTCTTGATTCTTTGAACATGTTGTTTGAAAATGGCAAGAGTATGACTCGTTTTGTGACGGATCTCTTGCAGTATTTGCGTGATCTACTGGTTGTTCAGACAGGTGGCGAA
This window contains:
- a CDS encoding DUF2969 domain-containing protein; protein product: MSKKDKKIEIQLTDAKVTVGKDSYEGYVLTIGKKAIGEIAELDSQFAIIKNGNVDSFYKKLEKAVEILIENYNLTK
- the rpsA gene encoding 30S ribosomal protein S1; translated protein: MNEFEDLLNSVSQVEPGDVVSAEVLTVDATQANVAISGTGVEGVLTLRELTNDRDADINDFVKVGEVLDVLVLRQVVGKDTDTVTYLVSKKRLEARKAWDKLVGREEEVVTVKGTRAVKGGLSVEFEGVRGFIPASMLDTRFVRNTERFVGQEFDAKIKEVDPKENRFILSRREVVEAATAAARAEVFGKLAVGDVVTGKVARITSFGAFIDLGGVDGLVHLTELSHERNVSPKSVVTVGEEIEVKILDLNEEEGRVSLSLKATTPGPWDGVEQKLAKGDVVEGTVKRLTDFGAFVEVLPGIDGLVHVSQISHKRIENPKEALTVGQEVTVKVLDVNADAERVSLSIKALEERPAQEEGQKEEKRAARPRRPKRQEKRDFELPETQTGFSMADLFGDIEL
- a CDS encoding GAF domain-containing protein: MLDSEKQSQYQLLNEELSYLLEGESNVLANLSNASALLKSRFPNTVFAGFYLFDGSELVLGPFQGGVSCIRIPLGKGVCGEAAEFQETVLVGDVSTYPNYIACDGHAKSEIVVPMLKNGRLVGVLDLDSSLIDDYNAIDRDYLEQFVAILLEKTEWDFTMFEEKA
- the dnaX gene encoding DNA polymerase III subunit gamma/tau — encoded protein: MYQALYRKYRSQTFSQLVGQEVVAKTLKQAVDQEKISHAYLFSGPRGTGKTSVAKIFAKAMNCPNQVDGEPCNNCYICQAVTEGSLEDVIEMDAASNNGVDEIREIRDKSTYAPSLARYKVYIIDEVHMLSTGAFNALLKTLEEPTQNVVFILATTELHKIPATILSRVQRFEFKSIRTQDIKEHILTILQKENISSEPEAVEIIARRAEGGMRDALSILDQALSLTQGNALTTAISEEITGTISLSALDDYVAALSQQDVPKALDSLNMLFENGKSMTRFVTDLLQYLRDLLVVQTGGENTHHSSVFMDNLALSQERLFEMIRLATVSLADMKASLQPKIYAEMMTIRLAEIKSESSISGAVESEISALRQEVARLKQELANVGTAPKQVAPVPSRPATSKTVYRVDRNKVQSILQEAVESPDLARQNLIRLQNAWGEVIESLAGPDKALLVGSQPVAANEHHAILAFESNFNAGQTMKRDNLNTMFGNILSQAAGFSPEILAISLEEWKEVRAAFSAKNKSSQADQEVEEENLIPEGFEFLADKVMVEED